A stretch of Anaeromyxobacter dehalogenans 2CP-1 DNA encodes these proteins:
- a CDS encoding IS1182-like element ISAde2 family transposase: MSEHDAPRVVRPVRNQLSLQPTDLEALVPDEHPVRAIWTLVERLDLSAFYDEIASRGSNAGRPATDPAVLLALWLFANSEGVGSARLLERLCERDAPYRWICGGVPVNHHTLADFRVEHGKKLDRLMTQVLAALMKEGVVQLRRVAQDGMKVRASAGAASFRRRQSLERCRKEAEEQVRKLRREIESDPSASTKRVQAAKERAAQARLDAVEAALAEVEVVEKQRVERDEKKPSDARRRGEIRVSTTDAESRVMKMADGGFRPAYNVQFATDESGVIVGTDVTNNGTDQPHVVPMLDEIRRRTGETPREYLVDGGFVTLDNIEAIAERGATPYAPLPKPKSKAVDPHAPKRNDTPAIGAWRVRMGTEDAKRVYVQRGVLAERTNADLRVHRRLDRLNVRGLVKVKTIVLLAAISFNIMRLIASRLSA; this comes from the coding sequence GTGAGCGAACACGACGCGCCGCGGGTGGTGAGGCCGGTCCGAAATCAACTCTCGCTGCAGCCGACGGACCTCGAAGCGCTGGTCCCGGACGAGCACCCGGTTCGCGCCATCTGGACGTTGGTCGAGCGGCTGGACCTGTCGGCGTTCTACGACGAGATCGCGTCGCGCGGCAGCAATGCTGGGCGGCCAGCGACGGACCCGGCGGTGCTGCTCGCGCTGTGGCTGTTCGCCAACTCGGAGGGCGTGGGGAGCGCGCGGTTGCTCGAGCGGCTGTGCGAGCGGGACGCGCCCTACCGCTGGATCTGCGGCGGGGTGCCGGTGAACCACCATACGCTCGCCGACTTTCGCGTGGAGCACGGGAAGAAGCTCGACCGGCTCATGACGCAGGTGCTGGCCGCGCTCATGAAGGAAGGCGTGGTGCAGCTCCGGCGCGTGGCGCAGGACGGGATGAAGGTCCGGGCGAGCGCCGGCGCGGCGAGCTTCCGGCGTCGTCAGTCACTGGAGCGCTGCCGCAAAGAAGCCGAGGAACAGGTCCGAAAGCTCAGGCGCGAGATCGAGAGCGATCCGTCAGCTTCGACGAAGCGTGTGCAGGCTGCGAAGGAGCGGGCCGCGCAAGCTCGGCTCGATGCCGTCGAGGCCGCACTTGCGGAGGTCGAAGTCGTCGAGAAGCAGCGCGTCGAGCGAGACGAGAAGAAGCCCTCGGACGCGAGGCGTCGCGGCGAGATCCGCGTCAGCACCACGGACGCGGAGAGCCGCGTGATGAAGATGGCGGACGGTGGGTTCCGGCCCGCCTACAACGTGCAGTTCGCGACGGACGAGAGCGGTGTCATCGTGGGCACCGACGTCACGAACAACGGTACCGACCAGCCGCACGTCGTGCCGATGCTCGACGAGATCCGGCGCCGAACGGGCGAGACGCCACGCGAGTACCTGGTCGACGGTGGCTTCGTGACGCTCGACAACATCGAGGCCATCGCAGAGCGGGGCGCGACTCCGTATGCGCCGCTGCCGAAGCCGAAGAGCAAAGCCGTCGATCCGCACGCTCCGAAGCGCAACGACACACCTGCGATCGGGGCCTGGCGCGTGCGGATGGGGACAGAGGACGCCAAGCGCGTCTACGTGCAGCGCGGCGTCCTCGCCGAGAGGACGAACGCAGATCTCCGTGTGCACCGGCGACTCGACCGGCTGAACGTCCGAGGGCTGGTAAAGGTGAAGACGATCGTGCTGCTCGCCGCGATCAGCTTCAACATCATGCGTCTCATCGCGAGCAGACTCTCGGCCTAA
- a CDS encoding PH domain-containing protein, which yields MRESLIAFAVLAVFMFAAQAARLRGRRRRAAPSHVPWKPGQPLVLRTPPRNALLSCVTALVPAVLVAALMIRSWGAQPRRVGPVGMAGGAAVVLLLLSVAVFQLASAARAHVMVHDTGLERVGVFGRLLVGWGSVAKLSFNGAQRWFHVTTDQGAHLWLPLEVAGMPEFAALALRRLPRQVLEADPAAREALQELAGTGGAPRSRSAM from the coding sequence ATGCGCGAGAGCCTGATCGCGTTCGCGGTGCTCGCGGTGTTCATGTTCGCTGCGCAGGCCGCGCGGCTCCGGGGCCGCCGGCGCCGGGCCGCGCCATCCCACGTGCCCTGGAAGCCGGGCCAGCCGCTGGTGCTCCGGACGCCGCCGCGGAACGCGCTGCTGTCCTGCGTCACCGCGCTCGTCCCCGCCGTGCTGGTGGCTGCGCTGATGATCCGGTCGTGGGGCGCGCAGCCGCGCCGGGTCGGGCCGGTGGGGATGGCCGGCGGGGCGGCGGTGGTCCTCCTGCTCCTCTCGGTCGCGGTGTTCCAGCTCGCCTCCGCCGCGCGCGCGCACGTGATGGTCCACGACACCGGCCTCGAGCGCGTCGGGGTGTTCGGCCGCCTGCTGGTCGGGTGGGGGAGCGTCGCGAAGCTGTCCTTCAACGGCGCGCAGCGCTGGTTCCACGTGACCACCGACCAGGGTGCGCACCTGTGGCTCCCGCTCGAGGTCGCGGGCATGCCGGAGTTCGCGGCCCTCGCGCTGCGCCGGCTCCCGCGGCAGGTGCTCGAGGCGGATCCGGCGGCGCGCGAGGCGCTGCAGGAGCTCGCCGGCACCGGCGGCGCGCCGCGCTCGCGCAGCGCGATGTGA